A region of Staphylococcus sp. IVB6181 DNA encodes the following proteins:
- a CDS encoding assimilatory sulfite reductase (NADPH) flavoprotein subunit produces MNLSATNSPFNDEQAQLINQALSTLSNDQKLWLSGYLTANMQGGTAEAPAPQAAGAVQQSGAVAAPQVVEPRKITILFGSESGNAQWVAELLESKLKENDFDATLSEMDQYKTKELKNVEDLLIVTSTHGEGDPPDNALSFYEFLYGRKAPKLDGARFSVLALGDQSYEFFCQTGKDFDARLEELGAERILPRVDCDIDFEGLANEWIDNIINELGDQEVKQVVQDAEETPVQDVSAPIYSRTNPYEAEVLENINLTGRGSNKEIRHLELSLEGYGDEYAPGDSINILPENDPELVDELIDMQDWVAEKDVVINTQGDKLPLGEALTSYFEITKLTKPLIEAAAQIFDNEDLLDKASDSEWVKEYIYGRDLLDLLDDFPTESLQPDQLHQFLRKIPARSYSISSSNKANEDEVHITVCAVRYESHNRDRSGVCSVQLAERVEQGDKLKVYLKKNPNFKFPFDENTPVIMIGPGTGVAPFRGVLQEREELDLTGNTWLFFGNQHFNTDFLYQTEIQDWLKNGVLEKVDLAFSRDQEEKRYVQHLIDEKSSEFYEWLRNGAAIYVCGDEKHMAKDVHQAIIHVLEKEGGLTEEESEEYLAELKKEKRYQRDVY; encoded by the coding sequence TTGAATTTATCAGCAACAAATAGTCCGTTCAACGATGAACAGGCACAACTTATTAATCAAGCGTTATCAACATTATCAAATGACCAAAAGCTTTGGCTTAGCGGTTACTTAACAGCGAACATGCAAGGCGGAACAGCAGAAGCACCCGCACCTCAAGCTGCAGGCGCAGTTCAGCAAAGCGGTGCAGTTGCAGCGCCGCAAGTTGTAGAACCAAGAAAAATTACTATTCTGTTCGGTTCTGAATCTGGTAACGCTCAATGGGTAGCGGAATTGCTTGAAAGTAAATTAAAAGAGAATGACTTTGATGCAACATTGAGTGAGATGGACCAATATAAAACAAAAGAATTGAAAAATGTTGAAGATTTATTGATAGTGACTTCAACACATGGCGAAGGCGATCCGCCGGACAATGCACTTTCATTCTATGAGTTCTTATATGGTCGAAAAGCCCCTAAATTAGACGGTGCACGCTTCTCAGTCTTAGCATTAGGCGACCAATCTTACGAATTCTTCTGTCAAACAGGTAAAGATTTCGATGCACGCTTAGAAGAACTAGGCGCTGAACGTATCTTGCCTCGTGTCGATTGCGACATTGATTTCGAAGGGCTTGCGAATGAATGGATTGATAACATTATTAACGAACTTGGCGATCAAGAAGTGAAACAAGTCGTGCAAGATGCCGAAGAAACACCGGTACAAGATGTATCAGCACCTATCTATTCAAGAACAAATCCTTATGAAGCAGAAGTATTAGAAAATATTAACCTTACAGGACGCGGTTCTAATAAAGAAATCCGTCACCTTGAATTATCATTAGAAGGTTATGGTGATGAATACGCACCAGGCGATTCTATTAATATCTTGCCGGAAAATGATCCGGAATTAGTCGATGAACTCATCGATATGCAAGATTGGGTTGCTGAAAAAGATGTTGTTATTAATACACAAGGCGACAAATTGCCTTTAGGCGAAGCTTTAACGTCTTACTTTGAAATTACAAAATTAACAAAACCGCTGATTGAAGCAGCAGCGCAAATCTTTGATAACGAAGATTTACTAGATAAAGCTTCAGACAGCGAATGGGTAAAAGAATATATTTATGGTCGCGACTTATTAGACCTGTTAGATGACTTCCCGACTGAATCTTTACAACCTGACCAATTACATCAGTTCTTAAGAAAAATCCCAGCGAGAAGCTATTCGATTTCCAGCAGTAATAAAGCAAATGAAGATGAAGTGCATATCACAGTATGTGCAGTGCGTTATGAATCACATAATCGCGACCGTTCAGGCGTTTGCAGCGTGCAGTTGGCTGAACGTGTTGAACAAGGCGACAAATTAAAAGTGTACTTGAAGAAAAACCCTAACTTCAAATTCCCATTTGATGAAAACACACCAGTGATCATGATTGGTCCAGGTACAGGTGTTGCGCCGTTCCGCGGTGTACTTCAAGAACGTGAAGAATTAGATTTAACAGGCAATACATGGTTATTCTTCGGTAATCAGCACTTTAATACAGACTTCCTTTACCAAACTGAAATTCAAGATTGGTTGAAGAACGGTGTGTTAGAAAAAGTAGATTTAGCCTTTTCACGAGATCAAGAAGAAAAACGTTATGTTCAACATTTAATTGATGAAAAAAGTTCAGAATTCTACGAGTGGTTAAGAAATGGTGCAGCGATTTATGTCTGCGGCGATGAAAAACATATGGCTAAAGATGTACATCAAGCAATTATCCATGTCCTTGAAAAAGAAGGCGGCTTAACTGAAGAAGAATCGGAAGAGTACTTAGCAGAATTGAAAAAAGAAAAACGCTATCAACGTGACGTTTACTAA
- a CDS encoding phosphoadenylyl-sulfate reductase, with product MTSKITYTNFASDPFESLDVTDETKGAYHVLKWAYDTYGDEIVYACSFGAEGIVLINLISQVKPDARIVFLDTGLHFEETYDLIDRVKAKYPDLNIIMKKPDLTVDEQAQKYGGNLWRRDPNQCCYIRKVKPLEEVLTGQTAWVSGLRREQSPTRRNTNFINKDDRFESIKVCPLIHWTWDDVWDYIKSNDLPYNTLHDQNYPSIGCAPCTSPVFEGGDSREGRWQNNMKTECGLHVGRKS from the coding sequence TTGACTTCTAAAATTACTTATACAAACTTCGCCTCAGATCCTTTTGAATCATTGGATGTTACTGATGAAACAAAAGGTGCGTATCATGTTTTGAAATGGGCATATGATACTTACGGAGATGAAATTGTATATGCTTGCAGTTTCGGGGCAGAGGGCATTGTCTTGATTAACTTAATTTCGCAAGTAAAACCAGACGCTCGTATCGTCTTTTTAGATACAGGTCTCCATTTTGAAGAAACTTATGATTTAATCGACCGCGTGAAAGCGAAATATCCTGATTTAAACATTATAATGAAAAAACCTGACTTAACAGTGGATGAACAAGCACAAAAATACGGCGGCAACCTTTGGCGAAGAGATCCGAACCAATGCTGCTATATTCGCAAAGTCAAACCGCTTGAAGAAGTACTTACAGGTCAAACGGCTTGGGTATCTGGACTCAGAAGAGAACAATCACCGACAAGACGCAATACGAATTTTATTAATAAAGATGATCGTTTTGAATCTATCAAAGTTTGTCCTTTAATTCACTGGACTTGGGATGATGTTTGGGATTACATTAAATCCAATGATTTACCTTATAACACACTGCATGATCAAAATTATCCGAGTATCGGATGTGCACCTTGTACATCACCTGTTTTTGAAGGCGGAGATTCTAGAGAAGGCAGATGGCAAAACAACATGAAAACCGAATGCGGACTGCATGTTGGACGTAAATCATAA
- a CDS encoding DUF5776 domain-containing protein: MPKKLSIIVPVYNKTLYLAQCIQSIDELELNHSEIEAIFIDDASTDDSLSQLQQYEVTRDYMRVIALEENTGSPAQPRNVGIDAAEGSYVTFLDADDWLDAKGFPKLLEQAIANDADIAFGQALKHKDRSISKIARFASYQKAEDLVPYEIDKIFRAVGPPGKIIKKSVITDNNIQFEHMKYGEDKLFFTEVIALAQQAVMNDVTVYHVNRYDANQSLVTETDVFEKTDLNLKVLKAVLDLDIPETARKHVISRIVELDYLSRLFINRRFLNSAHQPHFYQAFETLVGVLKEKGHDITDYLTEEKYEKVCYCLLEGTSEQVNVLISSLVEGARAPHYVYNGQVYFDLPDNVQAYKPLAEPMYAVYGGTHCVDDTFYEVINVYKAPATQVNAVQLVKIRDESVVTETTFEINGNQLFVPSTALETDYDFDIQLIYDGYKPCKVQMTLPSAATAPPMHRQSFKTEFVFRDTKADKTKTKPVDTAKYYTEIPKLVYAIKKFKVYQDTEFKNEAARSIEVGELVSVSDIQYSHKGTPRLVLEDGNIITANKNFVTTTDETDSEQYFITCPSAVKVIKNCKGYEDRNFKSETGDAIKKGTTKSIEKIVFSAKGTPRLKTADGIYMTANRDFVQAID; the protein is encoded by the coding sequence TTGCCAAAAAAATTATCAATAATCGTTCCTGTCTATAATAAAACATTATATTTAGCACAGTGTATTCAATCTATTGATGAGCTTGAGCTCAACCATTCAGAAATAGAGGCGATTTTCATAGACGACGCATCAACAGATGATTCGCTGTCGCAACTGCAGCAATATGAAGTTACGCGCGATTATATGCGTGTAATTGCATTAGAAGAAAATACAGGCAGCCCTGCACAACCTAGAAATGTGGGTATAGATGCGGCCGAAGGCAGCTATGTTACATTTTTAGATGCAGATGATTGGCTGGATGCAAAAGGCTTTCCAAAATTATTGGAACAAGCCATTGCGAATGACGCAGATATCGCATTCGGACAAGCTCTGAAACATAAAGATCGTTCAATCAGCAAGATTGCGCGTTTTGCATCCTATCAAAAGGCAGAAGACTTAGTTCCTTATGAAATAGATAAAATATTTCGTGCCGTAGGCCCTCCGGGCAAAATCATTAAGAAAAGTGTAATAACTGACAACAATATTCAGTTTGAGCATATGAAGTATGGAGAAGATAAGCTTTTCTTTACAGAAGTCATTGCATTGGCACAACAGGCAGTGATGAATGATGTCACGGTCTATCATGTGAATCGATATGATGCCAATCAATCGCTGGTGACTGAGACAGATGTTTTTGAAAAAACAGATCTGAATTTAAAAGTGTTAAAAGCAGTATTGGATTTAGACATCCCTGAGACTGCGCGCAAACATGTCATCAGCAGAATCGTTGAATTAGATTATTTATCACGCTTATTCATCAACCGCCGCTTTTTAAACAGTGCGCATCAACCGCACTTTTATCAAGCTTTCGAAACACTTGTGGGAGTATTAAAAGAAAAAGGTCATGACATTACAGATTATTTAACTGAAGAAAAATATGAAAAAGTATGTTACTGCTTATTAGAAGGAACATCTGAACAAGTGAATGTACTTATCTCATCATTAGTCGAAGGTGCACGTGCACCGCATTATGTTTATAACGGACAAGTGTATTTTGACTTGCCAGACAACGTGCAAGCATACAAGCCGTTGGCAGAGCCGATGTATGCTGTATACGGGGGTACACATTGTGTTGATGATACTTTCTATGAAGTGATCAACGTTTACAAAGCACCAGCGACACAAGTCAATGCAGTGCAGTTAGTCAAAATAAGAGATGAGTCTGTCGTAACAGAAACAACATTTGAAATAAACGGCAATCAGCTTTTCGTGCCATCGACTGCACTCGAAACTGATTATGACTTCGATATTCAATTGATTTATGACGGCTATAAGCCTTGCAAGGTTCAAATGACATTGCCGAGTGCTGCGACAGCACCGCCGATGCATCGTCAAAGCTTTAAAACAGAATTTGTCTTTCGAGATACAAAAGCAGATAAGACAAAAACAAAACCTGTTGATACGGCTAAGTATTACACTGAAATTCCAAAACTAGTTTATGCGATTAAAAAATTCAAAGTCTATCAAGATACAGAATTTAAAAACGAAGCAGCGCGTTCTATAGAAGTCGGTGAACTAGTGTCAGTATCAGATATTCAATATTCGCATAAAGGCACACCGCGGTTAGTCTTAGAAGACGGCAATATTATTACTGCGAATAAGAACTTTGTAACAACAACAGATGAAACTGATTCAGAACAATATTTCATAACATGCCCGTCAGCTGTAAAAGTAATTAAAAATTGCAAGGGTTATGAAGACCGCAATTTTAAAAGTGAGACGGGTGACGCAATTAAAAAAGGTACAACAAAATCGATTGAAAAAATTGTTTTTTCTGCAAAAGGCACACCGCGATTGAAAACAGCAGATGGTATTTACATGACTGCGAATCGTGATTTTGTACAAGCAATTGATTAA
- a CDS encoding NUDIX hydrolase yields the protein MPPLHILSASCLVTNDKNEILLIKSPRRGWEMPGGQVENGETITDAAIREVKEEAGVNVEITKYCGAFQNTNHSIVNHLFCAEYVSGSLTTSEESLEVGFFSYEQVMQQVTWGNFKTRINLCLDDTQHPFMVSFEEK from the coding sequence ATGCCCCCTTTGCATATACTTTCAGCATCGTGTTTAGTAACCAATGACAAAAATGAAATTTTATTAATTAAAAGTCCGAGACGAGGTTGGGAAATGCCTGGAGGTCAAGTAGAAAACGGCGAAACTATTACAGACGCTGCAATACGTGAAGTTAAAGAAGAAGCCGGCGTCAACGTTGAAATTACGAAATACTGCGGTGCGTTTCAAAATACCAATCATTCCATTGTGAATCATTTATTTTGCGCAGAGTATGTCAGCGGCAGCCTTACGACCAGCGAAGAAAGCTTGGAAGTCGGTTTCTTTTCGTATGAACAAGTCATGCAGCAAGTCACATGGGGTAATTTCAAAACACGTATCAATCTCTGCTTAGACGACACGCAACATCCGTTTATGGTCTCTTTTGAAGAGAAATAA
- a CDS encoding PTS sugar transporter subunit IIC: MDILIGTGLLLLILVFFTLFTYYAPDGRAVMGALATAAIATFLVEALQGYVLGDILNVEFLKETGKLAGTLSGVIVAFLVALSRKINAQNSALLAVSFAEIGLIPALFAAYLMSFVIRFIQKKITNGMDFIIVVIVCIPIARLLGVGFTPLVDGSLLKIGGIIDAAMNTSPLLMGLILGGIVTVVGTSPLSSMALTAMLGLTGAPMAVAALTAFASSFMNTTLLHRLKIGNLKSVISIAIEPLSKADLVSSNPVPIYVTNFIGGGLAGMVIAYSGLINNAPGTAAPTPGILVMFGFNPALEVLKYAAIAAVICLIVGFVMAYLFRNYPIRNSEVLGYESEILKKSKTK, from the coding sequence ATAGATATATTAATCGGTACGGGCTTATTATTGCTCATTTTAGTCTTTTTTACTTTGTTTACGTATTACGCGCCGGATGGGCGCGCAGTCATGGGGGCTTTAGCAACAGCGGCAATTGCGACTTTCTTAGTAGAAGCACTTCAAGGTTATGTGTTGGGGGACATTCTTAACGTTGAATTCTTGAAAGAAACTGGAAAGTTAGCAGGCACATTGAGTGGGGTCATTGTTGCATTCTTAGTTGCATTATCTAGAAAGATCAATGCGCAAAATTCAGCATTATTAGCAGTATCTTTTGCGGAAATCGGGTTGATTCCTGCACTATTTGCTGCGTATTTAATGTCATTTGTAATTCGCTTTATTCAAAAGAAAATTACAAATGGCATGGATTTTATTATTGTAGTAATTGTTTGTATTCCGATCGCACGATTATTAGGTGTAGGCTTTACACCATTGGTTGACGGTTCATTGCTGAAAATCGGGGGCATTATTGATGCAGCAATGAATACAAGTCCATTACTTATGGGATTAATCCTTGGCGGTATTGTAACGGTAGTAGGAACATCGCCATTAAGCTCAATGGCACTGACAGCTATGTTAGGTCTGACAGGCGCACCAATGGCTGTTGCAGCATTAACAGCTTTTGCGTCAAGTTTCATGAATACAACGTTGCTGCACCGCTTGAAAATCGGTAATTTAAAATCAGTGATCTCAATTGCGATTGAACCATTATCAAAAGCGGATTTGGTTTCTTCGAATCCAGTTCCGATTTATGTAACGAACTTTATCGGCGGAGGGTTGGCCGGAATGGTCATTGCTTACTCAGGGCTTATCAACAATGCACCGGGTACGGCAGCTCCGACACCAGGTATACTCGTTATGTTTGGGTTCAACCCCGCACTTGAAGTATTGAAGTACGCTGCAATCGCAGCGGTCATCTGTTTGATTGTCGGATTTGTGATGGCTTATTTATTTAGAAATTATCCGATCAGAAACAGTGAAGTTTTAGGATATGAATCCGAAATCCTTAAAAAATCAAAAACAAAATAA
- a CDS encoding beta-channel forming cytolysin, producing the protein MGKQAFKVLTLSTLLTASILSQTQTAKADGHIQAVIKDEGQQKVASDSMIYKRTATASDTQKHITQSLQFNFIKDESYDKETVVLKTAGNIASGAHILDPYAVYTSTKRWPGEYKVSVTLPKTDSTAIIDYAPRNSDESREVTETIGLNIGGGLNLKGGGGDANLNGKYTFNESVKYKQDAYRTFLEQPTSPKDIAWGVEAYNINVNGYGPYNREKYNDIQSSYGNELFLKNRTSRANAGKNFVDSNQLPSLIASSFNPEFLTVFSHDYDDKDKSRIKVKYERNMDDYLIKWKTFYWSGYNKKNTAKEAMTATYEIDWETHSVKFIKAE; encoded by the coding sequence ATGGGAAAGCAAGCATTTAAAGTTTTAACATTAAGTACATTGTTAACGGCTTCTATATTGTCTCAGACGCAAACTGCCAAGGCTGATGGGCATATCCAAGCAGTGATAAAAGATGAAGGTCAGCAAAAAGTGGCATCAGACTCAATGATTTATAAACGTACAGCAACTGCAAGCGACACGCAAAAGCATATTACACAAAGTCTCCAGTTTAATTTCATTAAAGATGAAAGTTATGATAAAGAAACAGTAGTGCTGAAAACAGCGGGTAATATTGCGAGCGGTGCACATATATTAGATCCTTATGCGGTATATACGAGTACAAAACGCTGGCCGGGCGAATATAAAGTATCTGTAACGTTGCCGAAAACAGATTCTACAGCCATTATTGATTATGCGCCGCGCAACAGTGATGAGTCGCGAGAAGTGACAGAGACAATCGGTTTGAATATCGGAGGCGGTCTCAATCTGAAGGGTGGCGGCGGTGACGCTAATTTGAATGGGAAGTATACATTTAATGAATCCGTAAAATATAAGCAAGATGCTTATCGTACCTTCCTAGAACAACCCACTTCTCCAAAAGATATCGCTTGGGGTGTAGAAGCCTATAATATTAATGTGAATGGATATGGACCTTATAACAGAGAAAAATACAATGATATACAAAGTTCATATGGCAATGAGCTGTTTTTGAAAAACAGAACCAGCCGTGCAAATGCAGGGAAGAACTTTGTGGATTCTAACCAATTGCCGTCATTGATCGCAAGTTCATTCAACCCTGAATTTTTGACCGTCTTTTCTCATGATTATGATGATAAAGATAAATCTAGAATTAAAGTAAAATACGAAAGAAATATGGATGACTATTTAATCAAGTGGAAAACATTTTACTGGTCTGGTTATAACAAAAAGAATACAGCTAAAGAAGCTATGACAGCGACTTATGAAATTGATTGGGAAACACACAGTGTGAAATTCATTAAAGCAGAATAA
- a CDS encoding leukocidin/hemolysin toxin family protein, whose amino-acid sequence MNWKQIAATLIPASALILGTFMPTEALAADIKQDEIGKDGKIVKRTQVGGDFDGGFTQLVHFDFIDDPKYDKDALVVRTKGNIASQLEYGKYRKSFLFYSQMRYPGEFGVRVDVKDNPKTEILDYLPKNNIESVNVTETFGYNIGGSISSNQSGNINGGQNYSKTINYKQTNYRTLLNGNTSNQGVGWNVVANSLFYNGHMNARGDMNLFHNDGEERDEKRPSTFFAGKSTLPSLVRSGFNPDFLTYLSNDKENEKTQITVTYSRKNDEIDAAYYNDNFDKYPQMNLYHQNISGNTYKVTYEIDWKKKKVKMINQESEQIGQAPLEKDGE is encoded by the coding sequence ATGAATTGGAAACAAATAGCTGCGACATTAATTCCAGCATCAGCTTTAATTTTAGGTACATTCATGCCTACTGAGGCTCTCGCAGCAGATATTAAACAAGATGAGATCGGTAAAGACGGCAAAATTGTTAAACGTACACAAGTCGGCGGTGATTTTGACGGAGGATTCACGCAACTGGTTCATTTTGACTTTATCGATGATCCGAAATACGACAAAGATGCTTTAGTTGTCCGTACCAAAGGGAATATTGCTTCCCAATTAGAATACGGAAAGTATCGTAAAAGTTTTTTGTTCTATAGCCAGATGAGATATCCTGGAGAATTTGGTGTACGTGTCGATGTGAAGGACAATCCGAAAACAGAGATATTAGATTATCTGCCGAAGAACAATATTGAAAGCGTCAATGTGACCGAGACATTCGGTTATAACATCGGCGGTTCTATTTCCAGCAATCAATCTGGAAATATCAATGGCGGTCAAAACTATAGTAAAACAATCAACTATAAACAAACCAATTACCGAACACTGTTAAATGGAAATACGAGCAATCAAGGTGTAGGTTGGAATGTTGTTGCGAACAGTTTGTTTTATAACGGTCATATGAATGCACGCGGGGATATGAATTTATTCCATAATGATGGCGAAGAACGTGATGAAAAGCGTCCATCGACATTCTTTGCGGGGAAATCAACGTTGCCTTCGCTGGTGAGAAGCGGATTTAATCCAGATTTCTTAACTTATTTATCGAACGATAAAGAGAACGAAAAAACACAAATCACAGTGACATATTCACGTAAGAATGATGAAATTGATGCGGCGTATTACAACGATAATTTTGATAAGTATCCGCAAATGAACCTTTATCATCAAAATATTTCAGGAAACACTTATAAAGTAACCTATGAAATTGATTGGAAAAAGAAAAAAGTGAAGATGATTAACCAAGAATCAGAACAGATAGGGCAAGCACCTTTAGAGAAAGACGGTGAATAG
- the chrA gene encoding chromate efflux transporter yields MYNYVNIFMVALKLGVLSFGGPTAHLGYFYDEYVKKRKWLNEKEYSDLVALCQFLPGPASSQVGIGIGTIRGGVLGGILAFLGFTMPSVILLMLFSALFVNGNAHFTWMQGLKLVAVAIVAQAILGMGKKLTNTKTTIMLAMFVLALTLLINNIYIQVIALLITGIYGIVFLKPASVSKHDSKVFYLPKRVSVISLSLFAGLLVVLPVLSAATQNIWIRMFDSFYRSGSLVFGGGHVVLPLLEKEFVPQGLISSNDFITGYAASQAVPGPLFTFASYIGTSIGGIGGGLLATFAIFLPAFLLLFGVLPFWDCLKSNIYAEGFLKGISAGVVGILIAAFYQPIWTSAVKQPLDFTLASILFVLLTYFKLPSWSIVLIGIVIGLLFY; encoded by the coding sequence ATGTATAATTATGTAAATATTTTTATGGTTGCCTTAAAACTCGGTGTCTTATCCTTTGGGGGTCCGACTGCACATTTAGGCTACTTTTATGATGAATATGTAAAGAAGCGCAAATGGCTGAATGAAAAAGAATACTCTGATTTAGTTGCGTTGTGCCAGTTCTTGCCTGGACCTGCAAGCAGCCAAGTCGGTATAGGTATCGGAACGATCAGAGGCGGTGTCTTAGGGGGTATATTAGCCTTTCTCGGTTTTACAATGCCTTCTGTAATTCTATTAATGCTGTTTTCAGCACTCTTTGTGAATGGCAATGCCCACTTTACATGGATGCAAGGTTTAAAGTTAGTCGCAGTGGCGATTGTTGCACAAGCAATACTCGGTATGGGCAAAAAATTAACCAATACAAAAACAACGATTATGCTGGCGATGTTTGTATTGGCGCTTACATTATTAATCAACAATATTTATATACAAGTTATTGCACTTTTGATAACAGGCATTTACGGTATTGTATTTCTTAAGCCCGCTTCTGTCTCAAAACATGACTCAAAAGTCTTTTATTTACCTAAGAGAGTCAGCGTTATTTCTCTTTCTTTATTTGCTGGCTTGCTGGTTGTGCTGCCTGTCTTGAGTGCAGCTACACAAAACATATGGATAAGAATGTTCGATAGTTTCTACCGTTCTGGTTCTCTTGTATTCGGCGGCGGTCATGTAGTATTGCCTTTATTAGAAAAAGAATTTGTACCGCAAGGTCTCATTTCTTCTAATGATTTCATCACAGGTTATGCGGCTTCTCAAGCAGTCCCAGGACCTTTATTTACCTTTGCATCGTACATCGGTACATCAATCGGCGGTATCGGCGGCGGACTTCTCGCAACCTTCGCAATATTTTTACCTGCCTTTTTACTTTTATTCGGTGTCTTACCATTTTGGGATTGTCTTAAATCGAATATTTATGCAGAAGGGTTTTTAAAGGGCATCAGTGCTGGTGTCGTAGGTATCTTAATCGCCGCATTCTATCAGCCGATTTGGACATCTGCTGTTAAACAACCTTTAGATTTTACATTGGCAAGTATTCTTTTCGTTCTGCTCACCTATTTCAAACTCCCTTCTTGGTCGATTGTTTTAATAGGTATCGTCATAGGATTATTGTTTTATTAA
- the guaA gene encoding glutamine-hydrolyzing GMP synthase, whose product MEMAKEQELILVLDFGSQYNQLITRRIREMGVYSELHDHEISIEEIKKMNPKGIILSGGPNSVYEEGSYTIDPEIYNLGVPVLGICYGMQLTTKLLGGKVERANEREYGKATIHAKSDEIFFGLPEEQTVWMSHSDKVIEIPEGFVSIADSPSTPYAAIEDKERRIYGVQFHPEVRHTEYGNDILRNFVRRVCDCTGEWTMENFIDVEIEKIREKVGDRKVLCAMSGGVDSSVVAVLLHKAIGDQLTCIFVDHGLLRKGEGDMVMEQFGEGFNMNIIRVNAKDRFMDKLKGVSDPEQKRKIIGNEFVYVFDDEASKLKGVDFLAQGTLYTDVIESGTKTAQTIKSHHNVGGLPEDMQFELIEPINTLFKDEVRALGIELGIPEHLVWRQPFPGPGLSIRVLGEITEEKLEIVRESDAILREVIREEGLEREIWQYFTVLPGMRSVGVMGDYRTYDYTIGIRAVTSIDGMTSDFARIDWEVLQKISSRIVNEVDHVNRVVYDVTSKPPSTIEWE is encoded by the coding sequence ATGGAAATGGCGAAAGAACAAGAGTTAATTCTTGTATTAGATTTTGGCAGCCAATACAACCAACTCATTACACGTCGTATTCGTGAAATGGGTGTGTACAGTGAGTTGCACGACCATGAAATTTCAATTGAAGAGATTAAAAAGATGAATCCTAAAGGTATCATCTTATCTGGCGGACCTAACTCAGTTTATGAAGAAGGTTCTTACACAATCGATCCTGAAATTTACAATTTAGGTGTACCCGTACTTGGTATTTGCTACGGTATGCAATTAACGACTAAATTATTAGGCGGTAAAGTTGAGCGTGCGAACGAAAGAGAATACGGTAAAGCAACGATTCATGCAAAATCAGATGAAATCTTCTTTGGTTTACCGGAAGAACAAACAGTATGGATGAGCCACTCAGATAAAGTGATCGAAATTCCAGAAGGCTTTGTTTCAATCGCAGACAGCCCAAGCACACCTTATGCAGCAATCGAAGATAAAGAACGTCGTATTTACGGCGTTCAATTCCACCCAGAAGTACGTCACACTGAATACGGCAACGACATCTTACGCAACTTTGTACGCCGTGTGTGCGACTGTACAGGTGAATGGACAATGGAAAACTTCATTGACGTTGAAATTGAAAAAATCCGTGAAAAAGTAGGCGACCGCAAAGTTTTATGTGCAATGAGCGGCGGTGTAGATTCATCAGTAGTCGCAGTCTTATTGCATAAAGCAATCGGCGACCAGCTTACATGTATCTTTGTAGACCATGGTTTGCTTCGTAAAGGCGAAGGCGACATGGTTATGGAACAATTCGGCGAAGGCTTCAACATGAACATCATTCGTGTGAATGCCAAAGACCGTTTCATGGATAAATTAAAAGGTGTTTCAGATCCTGAACAAAAACGTAAAATCATCGGTAATGAATTCGTTTATGTTTTCGACGATGAAGCTTCTAAATTAAAAGGTGTAGACTTCCTTGCACAAGGTACGCTATACACTGACGTTATTGAATCAGGTACAAAAACAGCACAAACAATTAAATCTCACCACAACGTAGGCGGATTGCCTGAAGACATGCAATTTGAATTAATTGAACCTATCAATACATTATTCAAAGATGAAGTACGTGCTTTAGGTATCGAATTAGGTATCCCTGAACATTTAGTTTGGAGACAACCATTCCCAGGTCCAGGACTTAGTATCCGTGTATTAGGTGAAATTACTGAAGAGAAATTAGAAATTGTCCGCGAATCAGACGCTATCTTAAGAGAAGTGATTCGTGAAGAAGGATTAGAACGTGAAATCTGGCAATACTTTACAGTTCTTCCAGGTATGCGCTCAGTAGGTGTAATGGGAGACTACCGTACTTACGATTACACAATCGGTATTCGTGCCGTAACGTCTATCGACGGTATGACAAGCGACTTTGCGCGTATTGACTGGGAAGTCTTGCAAAAGATTTCAAGTCGTATCGTAAACGAAGTCGATCATGTCAACAGAGTTGTCTATGATGTGACTTCTAAGCCGCCAAGCACTATAGAATGGGAATAA